In [Mycobacterium] stephanolepidis, the genomic window TTCGGTTGCCGCAGCCGATCCGCAGTGCGCGGACCCGGCCATGTGTCAGTCCGAGCCGCCCAATCCCGAGAACTGCAACGGTGGACCCGACGACATGGTGTGCACTCGTGCGGGGGATGCGGAACTGCACTCTTCGCCGAACCCGGCAGACATTCCGCCGGTGCCCCAGGCCGAGACTCCGCCCTGGATGGTTTTCGGTAACCCCGGTATGGGCGGCCACTAACCGGTAACCCCGGGGCAACACCGACCTCGGTAATTGTTTTCCGATCCTAACGAGTCTAATGTTGACTCGTTAGGAAATCTAAGCATTTAAAGGGGTGTTGTCCCATGCCTGGCCTTCGATATGCCATGGCGGTGGTGGTGGCGGGTCTGCTGGCAGCGGTACCCGTCGGTGCCGGTTCGGTGGATGTAGAGAGTTCCGTCCGTGGCGGTCACGGACATTGCGCGCAGCCTCGGACTGGATCAGAGGTGTGCATAACTCCGGGTGATGCCGAGCTGCGATCGTGGCCGGATCCGGCCGATCTGCCGACGCCACCTGACGTTCCGATACGCCCGGACAATCTCTGAGGCGGTCGAGGCCCACAACCTTCGCGATATCTTCAAAAAAGCTGTGAACTAGCTGTATGACGTGCGAAAAGCGCCTAAAATCAGACTCTGGGGTCGATCGATAGGCGAGGTGGTCGTCATGACGTCAACAGTGATGCGGTGGGTGGTGGCGGGAGCCGCCGCGGCGGCGCTGGTCGTCACGCCCGCGGTACTTGCCCCCACGGCTGCGGCAGAGCAGCCGTGCGCGGATCCGGCGATGTGCCAGGCACCGACACCGGGGCCGGTGCACGAGGATGCCGAGCTGCACTCGAAACCAAATCCAGCGGACATGCCGCAGGCCCCGCAGAGCGGGATGCCGCCGTGGCAGATGATCAACGCCCCGGGGGAAGCGCGTAACCACCCCTGAGCCTTGGCATCGTCGGGCATCAGCTGTGAACTGGCTGGGAATTGTGCCGGTCTGATGGCATCTTGAGACGGCGCGACTTATCGTCTTGCTCATGATGTTTGTGCTGGTACGGCGTGCGGCGCTGCTTGTGGCGGCGGGTGTGACCATCGGTATGCCGCTAGCGTTGGGGGTATCGCACGCCGACCCCCCGTGCGCGCCGGGCGCGCCCGCATGCGCGCTACCCACGGCAGTTGTGCCGCCGGCAGGTGCCCACGAAAAGTGCAGTGCGCCAAAGCCGGGCGAAGAGGTCTGCGCCGAGCCCGGTGATGCCGAGCTCCACTCGACTCCGACCGCTCACGTCCCGGCACCGCCGTTGACGGTTGCCCCGACCAAGAGCGGTGCCGCGCTCTAACGCGCGCCGCAGTCCCGCGAGAGCAGATCGGCGATCGTCTCGCGACGTACCAGCTCGCGTACCCGTCCGTCGCGGACCGCGAGCACCGGGGGACGCCCGACCAGGTTGTAGGACGAGGCCATGCTGTGGTTGTACGCACCGGTGCAGGCCACCGCCAGGACGTCGCCGGGGCGCACGTCGGACGGCAGGCTGACATCGCGGGCGATCTCGTCGCCGGATTCGCAGTGCCGCCCGGCCACCGTCACTAGTTGCGGTGGGGCAGAAGGGTGTCTATTGGCCAGTGCGACACTGTATTTAGCGTCGTACAGCGAGACTCGCGGATTGTCGCTCATGCCGCCGTCGACGGCCACGAAGGTGCGCCCGCCGGGCTGGGTCTTGACCGACACCACCCGGTACAGCGTCACTCCCGCGCGTGCGGAGATGGCGCGACCGGGCTCCACCACAACGCGAGGCCGCGGGAAACGCTCGGCCGCGCAGGCGGCGTCGAGGGCGTCGTCGATGAAATCGGCGAGCTCGGCCAGGTCGAGTTCGGGGTCACCCGAGCGGTAGGGAACGCCGTGGCCGCCACCGATATTGAGTTCACCCAGGATCACGCCGTGCTTGGCGCGGATATCGGCCATCGCGGCGATCATGCGGCGAATGGTCTCGCCGTAGAGCGCGCAGTCCGTGACCTGTGAACCGATGTGGCAGTGCAGGCCGACCAGGTTCAACAGGGGCTGGTCCAGCACCCGGCGGACGGCCTCGGTGGCGTGCCCGCTGTGTAACGGGAATCCGAACTTCTGATCGGTGACGCCCGTCGTTACCGCGGCGTGCCCGTGTATGTCGATATCGGGGGTAACCCGTACCAGTACACGCTGGCGTTTCTTGAGTCGAGTCGCCAGGAACATGATTTCGGTATTGGAATCCAGCACGATCCGGCTCACGCCGACCGCGGCCGCGTCACTGAGCTCGTCAGGGGTCTTGGCGTTGCCGTGCATGATGATTCGTTTCGGGTCGAAGCCGCCCGCAAGTGCGGTCGCCAACTCGCCGGAAGAGCAGACATCCAGCGACAGCCCCTCTTGCGCCACCCAGCGCGCGATATCGGTCGTCAGCAGCGCCTTGCTGGCGTACGCGATCTCTATCTCGCGCAGGGCACGGCGATAATGACGGGCGCGGTGGCGGAAATCCTCCTCGTCGACCACGTAGGCGGGGGTGCGGAATTGGTCGGCGATTTCCGAGAGCGCCGTCTCTCCGACGCACATCCGGCCCTGCTCGTCCAGGTGTGTGGTGACCGGCCACACGGCCGGGTCGACGCGCGGTCGCGCCACGTTATGTAAGGACGGCAGGAGGTCCAGAAGTGTCATGCATCTACCGTGCGCCTGTGGCGACCCCATGCGGAGTTTCTTGACGTGGCCTTGACGGTGATGGGCCCGATCTTTTCGAGATCTGGGCGCCGTAGAATGAACGCACCATGACTGTGACTGCCCCGCCTCTCGCCGGGGTGATCCGGACAGCCTTGCGGGATCCCGCGTTCGATGTTCTTGCCCCGGCCCTCGCCGCCAAGACCGGCCTTGATCTGACGGCACCGTCGTGTGCCCGCCCACTCGTCGTCACCGGTATGGCCGATGCGAGCGACGCGCCTGTCCTGGTGGTGACGGCCACCACCCGGGAAGCGCAAGATCTGGCCGCCGAGCTGCGCGACGTGTACGGCGACGCGGTCACCCTGCTGCCGTCATGGGAGACGCTTCCGCACGAACGGCTGTCACCCGGCGTCGACACCGTGGGTGCCCGATTGCAGGTGCTGCACCGGCTCGCCCATCCGGAGGATTCCCGGATGGGGCCCGCACTGCGGGTGGTTGTCACGACGGTTCGTTCACTGTTGCAGCCGATGTCTCCCGAGCTGTTCGATCTGGAGCCGGTGGAGCTCACCGTGGGTGCCGAGTCGGAATTCGACGGGCTGATCGCGCGCCTGGTCGAGCTCGCGTACACCAGGGTGGACATGGTGGCCGGCCGCGGTGAGTTCGCGGTGCGCGGTGGCATTCTCGACGTCTTCAGTCCCACCGCAGACCATCCGGTGCGTGTGGAGTTCTGGGGCGACGAGGTCAGCGAGATGCGCTACTTCTCCGTCGCCGACCAGCGATCGATCCCCGAGCTGCAGGTCACCTCCGTGCTCGCGATGCCCTGCCGCGAACTGCTCCTCACCGAACAGGTGCGCACGCGAGCGGCCGAGCTCGCGGCGGCGGCGGGAGACTCCGGTAGTGCCGAGGGCGAGCACCGGCTCGGCACCGGGCTGGGGGAGATGCTGGCCAAGCTGGCCGACGGAATCTGCGTCGACGGAATGGAATCGCTACTGCCCGTACTGCATTCGGGTGAGCTGACCATACTGGTGGACCACCTGCCCGAGGGCACTCCCGTACTGATCTGCGATCCCGAGAAGGTGCGCACCCGGGCGGCGGATCTGGAGCGCACCGGCCGGGAGTTTCTGGAGGCATCCTGGTCGGTCGCCGCGATCGGCGCCGATGCGCCGATCGATGTTGCCGCGCTGGCAGACTCGGGATTTCGGGAGCTTGTTGACGTCAAGCACGCGGCAGACGAAAGCGGACATCCGTGGTGGTCACTGAGCCCGCTCAGCATGGGCGACGATCAGGCGATCGATCTCGCGGTACGGCCATCGCCGTCCTCGCGCGGCCACAAAGAGGGTGCGGCAGAGATCTTCGCAATGCTGCGCGCCCACGTGATGACGGGCGGACGGGCCGTGGTGGTGGCCGCCGGTGCGGGCACCACCCACCGGATCATCGAGCAGCTGGCCGAAACGGAAACGCCGGCAAAGCTGTTGGAGCCCAGGGCGGAGCCCGTCGAGGGTGTTGTCGGAGTGCTGCGCGGCCACCTCACCGACGGTGTGGTGCTCGCGGGGGCCAATATCGTCATCGTCACCGAGACGGACCTCACCGGCAGCCGAGTCGCGGCCACCGATGGCAAGCGGTTACCCGCCAAGCGCCGCAACCAGGTTGACCCGCTGGCCCTTGCCGCCGGCGATCTGGTTGTGCACGACCAGCACGGTATCGGGCGATTCGTGGAGATGGTGGAACGCACCGTCGGTGGCGCCCGTCGCGAGTATCTGGTGCTCGAGTATGCATCCGGTAAGCGTGGCGCCGCCGCCGGTGGGCAGAGCGATCGCCTGTACGTGCCGATGGACTCCCTCGATCAGCTGTCCCGGTACGTGGGTGGCGAATCGCCCGGCCTGAGCCGTCTCGGCGGCAGCGACTGGGCCAATACGAAGACCAAGGCGCGCAAGGCCGTTCGCGAGATCGCGGGTGAGCTTGTGGCGCTGTACGCGGCGCGCCAGGCCGCTCCCGGACATGCCTTCGCGGCGGACACTCCGTGGCAGCGCGAGATGGAAGACGCCTTCGGGTTTGTCGAGACGGTTGATCAGCTGACCGCCATCACCGAGGTGAAATCCGATATGGAGAAGCCGGTTCCGATGGACCGGGTGGTGTGCGGCGACGTGGGCTACGGCAAGACCGAGATCGCGGTACGCGCGGCGTTCAAGGCCGTCCAGGACGGTAAGCAAGTCGCTGTGCTGGTGCCCACGACGCTGCTGGCCGATCAGCATCTGCAGACGTTCACCAGTCGCACCGCGGGATTCCCGGTGAAGGTGGCGGGCCTGTCACGATTCACCGACCCCGCCACCTCGAAGCTGGTTATCGAGGGAATGGCCGATGGCTCAGTCGATATCGTCATCGGCACGCACCGGCTGCTGCAGACCGCGGTGCGGTGGAAGGACCTCGGTCTGGTGATCGTCGACGAGGAGCAGCGATTCGGCGTCGAACACAAGGAACACATCAAGGCGCTGCGCACCCATGTCGACGTTCTGACCATGAGCGCCACCCCGATTCCCCGCACCCTGGAGATGAGCCTGGCGGGCATCCGGGAGATGTCGACCATCCTGACCCCGCCCGAAGAGCGTTACCCCGTGCTCACCTACGTCGGTCCGCATGACGACAAACAGGTGGCGGCCGCCCTACGACGTGAGCTGCTGCGCGACGGTCAGGCGTTCTACGTGCACAACCGGGTGATCTCCATCGATCGGGCCGCCGCGCGCATACGCGATCTGGTTCCTGAGGCCAGAGTCGTTGTCGCGCATGGTCAAATGCCTGAGGAACTGCTTGAGCGCACCGTCGAGGGGTTCTGGAACCGCGAGTACGACATCCTGGTGTGCACCACCATCATCGAGACGGGGCTGGACATCTCCAACGCCAACACCCTGATCGTGGAGCGGGCGGATATCTTCGGGCTGTCGCAGCTGCACCAGCTGCGCGGGCGCGTCGGTCGCAGCCGTGAGCGCGGCTACGCCTACTTCCTGTATTCGCCGGAGGTGCCGCTGACCGAGACCGCATACGACAGGCTCTCGACTATCGCGCAGAACAACGATCTGGGTGCCGGCATGGCCGTGGCCATGAAGGATCTGGAGATCCGTGGCGCG contains:
- the mfd gene encoding transcription-repair coupling factor, producing MTVTAPPLAGVIRTALRDPAFDVLAPALAAKTGLDLTAPSCARPLVVTGMADASDAPVLVVTATTREAQDLAAELRDVYGDAVTLLPSWETLPHERLSPGVDTVGARLQVLHRLAHPEDSRMGPALRVVVTTVRSLLQPMSPELFDLEPVELTVGAESEFDGLIARLVELAYTRVDMVAGRGEFAVRGGILDVFSPTADHPVRVEFWGDEVSEMRYFSVADQRSIPELQVTSVLAMPCRELLLTEQVRTRAAELAAAAGDSGSAEGEHRLGTGLGEMLAKLADGICVDGMESLLPVLHSGELTILVDHLPEGTPVLICDPEKVRTRAADLERTGREFLEASWSVAAIGADAPIDVAALADSGFRELVDVKHAADESGHPWWSLSPLSMGDDQAIDLAVRPSPSSRGHKEGAAEIFAMLRAHVMTGGRAVVVAAGAGTTHRIIEQLAETETPAKLLEPRAEPVEGVVGVLRGHLTDGVVLAGANIVIVTETDLTGSRVAATDGKRLPAKRRNQVDPLALAAGDLVVHDQHGIGRFVEMVERTVGGARREYLVLEYASGKRGAAAGGQSDRLYVPMDSLDQLSRYVGGESPGLSRLGGSDWANTKTKARKAVREIAGELVALYAARQAAPGHAFAADTPWQREMEDAFGFVETVDQLTAITEVKSDMEKPVPMDRVVCGDVGYGKTEIAVRAAFKAVQDGKQVAVLVPTTLLADQHLQTFTSRTAGFPVKVAGLSRFTDPATSKLVIEGMADGSVDIVIGTHRLLQTAVRWKDLGLVIVDEEQRFGVEHKEHIKALRTHVDVLTMSATPIPRTLEMSLAGIREMSTILTPPEERYPVLTYVGPHDDKQVAAALRRELLRDGQAFYVHNRVISIDRAAARIRDLVPEARVVVAHGQMPEELLERTVEGFWNREYDILVCTTIIETGLDISNANTLIVERADIFGLSQLHQLRGRVGRSRERGYAYFLYSPEVPLTETAYDRLSTIAQNNDLGAGMAVAMKDLEIRGAGNVLGVEQSGHVAGVGFDLYVRLVGEAVEAYRAAADGKTVQTAEEPKEVRIDLPVDAHLPTDYIGSDRLRLEAYRRLAAAGDAAQIGAAVEELVDRYGPLPLPVQRLVAVASLRLLCREMEITDLSVVGTNIRIQPLPLLDSAQLRLKRLHPAAQYRATTSVVQVPIPRAGDGGVGSERIRDLELVHMIVDLLLALSGRPAGSVDITPVEVSK
- the lysA gene encoding diaminopimelate decarboxylase; its protein translation is MTLLDLLPSLHNVARPRVDPAVWPVTTHLDEQGRMCVGETALSEIADQFRTPAYVVDEEDFRHRARHYRRALREIEIAYASKALLTTDIARWVAQEGLSLDVCSSGELATALAGGFDPKRIIMHGNAKTPDELSDAAAVGVSRIVLDSNTEIMFLATRLKKRQRVLVRVTPDIDIHGHAAVTTGVTDQKFGFPLHSGHATEAVRRVLDQPLLNLVGLHCHIGSQVTDCALYGETIRRMIAAMADIRAKHGVILGELNIGGGHGVPYRSGDPELDLAELADFIDDALDAACAAERFPRPRVVVEPGRAISARAGVTLYRVVSVKTQPGGRTFVAVDGGMSDNPRVSLYDAKYSVALANRHPSAPPQLVTVAGRHCESGDEIARDVSLPSDVRPGDVLAVACTGAYNHSMASSYNLVGRPPVLAVRDGRVRELVRRETIADLLSRDCGAR